The following are encoded in a window of Brevibacillus ruminantium genomic DNA:
- a CDS encoding PilZ domain-containing protein yields the protein MAEVISLAPFLADKRLHRGAVLHMMLAAKVKQSLQVSVEHAQHGYMIVSYVQEKDARQSLLGSTARFRWETDSMVTSLDLQVIQEETIWPVVMIRLLPVGIEISTKGELKLLQPDINIQIPYKVMGARPIEEKGEGTMLSFSPTRLILSTEGFVSVGEFLQLSFHVPAASNEIVAMAKVVEKNFEGGKSIIKLIYTDIAEKHLQAIREYYRKVAQSVS from the coding sequence ATGGCTGAAGTAATTTCTCTGGCTCCTTTTCTTGCCGACAAGAGATTACATCGCGGCGCAGTCTTGCATATGATGCTGGCCGCCAAAGTGAAGCAATCTCTGCAGGTGTCGGTCGAACACGCACAACACGGCTATATGATTGTCTCGTATGTACAGGAGAAGGATGCTAGACAGTCACTTCTCGGTTCTACGGCGCGTTTTCGTTGGGAAACAGATTCGATGGTTACCTCGCTGGATTTGCAAGTGATCCAGGAGGAGACGATCTGGCCGGTCGTGATGATTCGTCTGTTGCCAGTCGGGATCGAGATATCGACCAAAGGTGAATTAAAGTTACTGCAGCCAGATATAAACATCCAGATTCCCTACAAGGTGATGGGAGCACGTCCTATTGAGGAAAAAGGGGAAGGGACGATGCTCAGCTTTTCTCCGACTAGACTGATTCTGAGTACGGAAGGATTCGTCTCGGTCGGTGAATTTCTCCAGCTCTCTTTCCATGTTCCAGCTGCCTCCAATGAAATTGTGGCGATGGCCAAAGTGGTAGAAAAAAACTTTGAAGGCGGCAAGTCCATCATCAAATTGATCTATACAGATATCGCGGAAAAGCATTTGCAAGCGATTCGCGAATACTACCGCAAAGTGGCGCAATCTGTATCGTGA
- a CDS encoding ribosomal-processing cysteine protease Prp: MIEVIVNRAPYGIKEVCISGHANAAAYGSDIVCSAVSAISFGILNAIHPLLGTMPQVTQAPQGGGFLRWSIPSLEDEQLHEKQQLLAESMVIALLAVAEQYGSYVSVQDDKWQGGAS; encoded by the coding sequence TACGGAATCAAAGAGGTGTGCATTTCCGGACATGCCAATGCCGCTGCCTATGGCTCGGACATTGTATGTTCTGCCGTTTCAGCGATTAGCTTCGGCATTTTGAATGCAATTCACCCTCTGCTCGGCACCATGCCGCAAGTCACACAGGCCCCGCAGGGCGGCGGGTTTCTCCGCTGGAGCATTCCCTCCCTGGAGGATGAACAGCTTCATGAGAAACAGCAATTGCTGGCGGAGAGCATGGTTATAGCCTTGCTCGCGGTTGCTGAGCAGTACGGATCATACGTTTCGGTACAAGATGACAAATGGCAAGGAGGTGCCTCATAA
- the obgE gene encoding GTPase ObgE — MFVDQAKVYVKGGDGGNGAVSFRREKYVPLGGPAGGDGGRGGDVVFVVDEGLRTLVDFKYQRHFKAPRGEHGRNKAQHGAGAEDMVVRVPPGTTVVDDDTGEVIADLVEHGQRAVIAKGGRGGRGNMRFSTPANPAPHISENGEPGQERYITLELKVMADVGLVGYPSVGKSTLLSSVTAAKPKIAEYHFTTLTPNLGVVDLGERSFVIADLPGLIEGAHEGVGLGHQFLRHIERTRLIVHVIDMAAVDGRDPYEDFMQINKELKMYNMRLEERHQVVAANKMDLPQAKENLEIFKQKVPGVTVYEISAATRQGLQELMYAVADLLETLPEKLTVEEVAEVEERVVFRAEKEPDPFFITRDGDTFVVSGDKIEKLVRMTNLNSYDSVQRFARMMRSMGVDDALRKHGARDKDTVRIGDFEFEFVE; from the coding sequence ATGTTTGTTGATCAAGCTAAAGTGTATGTAAAGGGAGGGGACGGAGGAAACGGCGCCGTCTCGTTCCGCAGAGAAAAATATGTGCCGCTGGGCGGACCAGCTGGCGGAGACGGCGGCAGAGGCGGAGACGTCGTCTTTGTGGTAGACGAAGGTCTGCGCACACTGGTTGATTTTAAATATCAGCGCCATTTCAAAGCGCCGCGCGGAGAGCATGGCCGGAATAAAGCACAGCACGGTGCGGGCGCAGAGGATATGGTGGTTCGCGTGCCACCGGGGACAACCGTGGTAGACGATGATACCGGCGAGGTGATTGCTGATCTGGTGGAGCATGGACAACGTGCCGTGATCGCCAAAGGTGGTCGCGGAGGTCGAGGAAACATGCGTTTTTCCACGCCCGCCAACCCAGCGCCGCATATCTCCGAAAATGGAGAGCCCGGACAGGAGCGGTATATCACGCTGGAGCTGAAAGTGATGGCAGATGTAGGGCTGGTCGGATACCCGAGCGTGGGGAAATCCACCCTGCTTTCCTCTGTTACTGCGGCAAAACCCAAAATTGCCGAGTACCATTTTACCACGCTGACCCCCAACCTGGGTGTGGTAGACCTGGGCGAACGCAGCTTTGTGATCGCTGACCTTCCCGGCCTGATCGAAGGTGCGCATGAAGGAGTGGGCTTGGGTCACCAGTTCCTGCGGCATATCGAGCGCACCCGTTTGATCGTACATGTGATCGACATGGCGGCAGTGGATGGAAGAGATCCTTATGAAGATTTCATGCAGATCAACAAAGAACTGAAGATGTATAACATGAGGCTGGAAGAAAGGCATCAGGTGGTCGCTGCCAACAAGATGGATCTGCCGCAGGCGAAGGAAAACCTGGAGATTTTCAAACAGAAGGTGCCGGGCGTGACGGTGTATGAAATATCAGCCGCGACCAGACAAGGTCTGCAGGAGTTGATGTATGCCGTAGCGGATCTCTTGGAGACGTTGCCGGAAAAGCTTACTGTCGAGGAAGTGGCAGAAGTGGAAGAACGTGTTGTGTTCCGAGCTGAGAAGGAACCCGATCCTTTCTTCATCACACGGGATGGCGATACGTTTGTGGTCAGTGGCGATAAGATCGAAAAACTGGTGCGCATGACCAATTTGAACAGCTATGATTCGGTACAGCGCTTTGCACGGATGATGCGAAGCATGGGTGTTGACGATGCCTTGCGTAAACATGGGGCACGAGACAAAGATACCGTTCGGATAGGCGACTTTGAGTTTGAATTTGTGGAGTGA
- the rpmA gene encoding 50S ribosomal protein L27: protein MLFTVDLQFFASKKGVGSTKNGRDSIAKRLGVKRGDGQFVKAGNILVRQRGTKIYPGENVMKGGDDTLFATADGVVRFKRLGRDRKQVVIEPVASQA from the coding sequence ATGCTGTTTACTGTAGACCTTCAGTTCTTCGCCTCCAAAAAAGGGGTAGGTTCTACGAAGAACGGTCGCGACTCGATCGCCAAACGTCTTGGTGTGAAACGCGGCGATGGTCAATTCGTAAAAGCCGGTAACATCCTCGTTCGCCAACGCGGTACGAAAATTTACCCAGGTGAAAACGTGATGAAAGGCGGAGACGACACTCTGTTTGCAACTGCAGACGGTGTTGTTCGCTTCAAGCGTCTGGGCCGCGATCGCAAACAAGTGGTGATCGAGCCGGTCGCTTCTCAAGCGTAA
- a CDS encoding Spo0B domain-containing protein, whose product MIDERKLFTQQTDELLTVLNRQRHDWLNHVQVLLGYLRLGRPEEGEAYLKRVSELAMQESLLARLNCSMLSVFFLTFNALHKDMLMEVDVCTEVDLARAVLDQEALFHMVSGIVCTLNEHLERNQFEPASIQITLFQGDGGIHFRFDLAGKIHASGAAVMEKLVRDGMASTVSVAEWLHTDEEWILELVVPVVEG is encoded by the coding sequence ATGATAGACGAGCGGAAGCTGTTTACACAGCAAACAGACGAACTGCTGACCGTATTGAATCGGCAGCGTCATGACTGGTTGAATCATGTTCAGGTATTGCTTGGCTATCTCCGTTTGGGTCGTCCTGAGGAAGGAGAGGCTTACCTGAAACGCGTATCTGAGCTTGCCATGCAGGAGAGTTTGCTGGCCCGGCTAAACTGCTCGATGTTATCCGTCTTCTTTTTAACTTTCAATGCACTACATAAGGACATGCTCATGGAAGTAGACGTGTGCACCGAAGTAGATCTTGCACGGGCTGTATTGGATCAGGAAGCGTTGTTCCATATGGTTTCAGGGATTGTCTGCACACTGAATGAGCATCTCGAAAGAAACCAGTTTGAACCAGCCAGCATACAAATCACCCTGTTTCAGGGCGACGGCGGCATACATTTCCGCTTTGATCTCGCGGGAAAAATTCATGCATCCGGTGCGGCTGTCATGGAAAAACTGGTACGTGACGGGATGGCAAGCACGGTGTCCGTCGCTGAGTGGTTACATACAGATGAGGAATGGATACTGGAATTGGTGGTTCCAGTTGTCGAAGGATAG